The Terriglobia bacterium genomic sequence TCACGCCCGCGCCCGAGTATCCGCTGTATTCCGCCGTGCTCGCCAAGATCGAGGGTCCCATCAACCCCTACTACCTTGACGAGGACAACCACTGGGAGCCGGACGTCGAGGAAATGGCGAGCAGGATCACTCCCAAAACCCGCGGCATCGTGGTCATCAATCCCAACAACCCGACCGGCGCCGTGTACTCGCGCCACAAGCTGGAACAGATCTGCGAGCTCGCCCGCAAGCACAACCTGGTCATCTTCGCCGACGAGATTTACGACAAGCTCATTCTCGACGACGACGTCGAGCACATCTCTCTCGCCTCGCTCGCGCCCGATGTTCCGGTCCTCACCTTCAGCGGATTGTCCAAGCCCTATCTCGCTCCCGGATGGCGAGTGGGATGGGCCATTTGCAGCGGCCCGAAAGACGCGCTCAAGCCCTACATCGAAGGCGTCCACAAGCTGTTGCGCGCGCGTCTTTGCTGCAACGCGCCAATGCAGTACGCCATCAAGCCCGCGCTGGAAGGCCCTCAGGACCACATCAAAGAAATGAACGGGAAACTGCGCCGCCGTCGCGATCTCACCGTGCAGTGGGCCAACTCGACGCCGCGCGTGAGCTGCGTCTCACCGAAGGGAACGTTCTACGCCTTCCCGAAACTCGATATTCCCGGCGACGATCTCGACTTCGTCAAAGGCGTGCTGACCGAAAAGCAGGTGCTGGTCGTCCACGGCAGCGGCTTTGGCCAGAAGTCAGGGACGAAGCACTTCCGTATCGTCTTCCTCCCCGACGAGCAGACGCTGGCGAAGGCTTATGCCGGCATGGCCGACTACCTGCGCGAGCGCTACAAGTAACCTCGACGGTGCCCCACATCTATCGGCCTGAGATCGCCAGCAAAGCTCCTCCGCGTAAGTATCCTCCGGCAGAGCCGGAGGCTTTACGGGTCGCGGGCCCCTCAAAGGGGCCTGATCGCGACCCAAAGTCAAAACCGCTCGCTCCAGGCAGTACGGGTGAAAGCTGTGCGCTTGCAAAACCGCCACGCACACGCATTAGCGTACCCTATCGCGGGTCAGGAGAAGCCAAATGGAATTTCACTCCGCGCACTTGCTCCTCGCCATCGATCTGATTGGCACCGCTCTTTTTGCCGCGGAAGGAGCTTCGGCCGCGTCGCAAGCGCATCTCGATCTGTTCGGTGTTCTCGTACTCTCTTTTGCAATGGCGTTGGGCGGAGGCATCATCCGTGACCTGCTGATAGGAGACGTCCCACCGAGCGCCATTCGCGACTGGCGGTATGCGGCCACGGCCTTGACCGCCGGCGCTTTCCTCTTCCTGCTGCACACTACGACTGCGGCAATGAATTTCTGGCTGCTTGCAACCCTGGATGCTGCCGGGCTCGCCTTCTTTGCGGTTGCGGGCGCCGCCAAAGCACTCGACTTCGGCCTTCATCCTCTTCCGGCCATCATAATGGGCGGGATCACAGGTGTGGGCGGCGGAACCATTCGCGACATCTTCCTCGCTCAGATTCCGGTCGTGCTCCGCTCAGAGATTTACGCCACGGCCGCGCTCCTGGGTGCCGCGGTGACAATCCTCCTGCTGAAGGCCAAGCTGCCTCCAGCCATGGCTTCCACGCTGGGAATCGTTGCCTGTTTTGCCGTCCGCATGCTCGCCGTGTACCACCACTGGAACCTGCCGAGAGCCTGATCGGACATGCTGCCAAAAGATCCTCGCGCGAATCGTCTCCCATCAAAACCGTCAATCTGTTCC encodes the following:
- a CDS encoding aminotransferase class I/II-fold pyridoxal phosphate-dependent enzyme translates to MPMTTQAREILAALRLENVRYAIRDLAVLADQVAKTGKQILLLNIGDPLKFDFATPPHMIDAVHKAMRDGHNGYAPSLGIDEGIQAIAAEAERHGIRNVQSIFITAGVSEGVELCLSSLCNPGENVLTPAPEYPLYSAVLAKIEGPINPYYLDEDNHWEPDVEEMASRITPKTRGIVVINPNNPTGAVYSRHKLEQICELARKHNLVIFADEIYDKLILDDDVEHISLASLAPDVPVLTFSGLSKPYLAPGWRVGWAICSGPKDALKPYIEGVHKLLRARLCCNAPMQYAIKPALEGPQDHIKEMNGKLRRRRDLTVQWANSTPRVSCVSPKGTFYAFPKLDIPGDDLDFVKGVLTEKQVLVVHGSGFGQKSGTKHFRIVFLPDEQTLAKAYAGMADYLRERYK
- a CDS encoding trimeric intracellular cation channel family protein, which translates into the protein MEFHSAHLLLAIDLIGTALFAAEGASAASQAHLDLFGVLVLSFAMALGGGIIRDLLIGDVPPSAIRDWRYAATALTAGAFLFLLHTTTAAMNFWLLATLDAAGLAFFAVAGAAKALDFGLHPLPAIIMGGITGVGGGTIRDIFLAQIPVVLRSEIYATAALLGAAVTILLLKAKLPPAMASTLGIVACFAVRMLAVYHHWNLPRA